Within the Musa acuminata AAA Group cultivar baxijiao chromosome BXJ2-9, Cavendish_Baxijiao_AAA, whole genome shotgun sequence genome, the region TACTCTGTCTCATTGTTTATTAGTGAATCTGCAATCTCAAGGCTGCATCTTTCTCCTCTTCAAATCGTTTGCATCTTTTAACTTCTTAGAAACTGACTCTGAATTTACTGTTTATTCAGTAGATGAAGATGTAGGAatttcttttgtgtgtgtgtgtgtgtgtgtgtgtgtgtgtgtgtgtgtggttatATCAATCAATATTGGAAGTACTGGGCATctcattttcttgatttcttcatCACATTTATGTTTAGCTTTGGTAATGTAGCACCCTGCAAAGCTCTCCTGGTTTTTATCTGCTGAAGCAAATGTGCTTCCTGATTTCTTTTGAATAGGAGTCTGTGTGCCATTTGATTTTAGTAAGAATCTTATTATTCTTTGCCAATATAACAATTAAGTGTTAAAGCCCTTAAAGATCTCTTGTTTAGAGATAATGCTTGCTCTGTTTTGCAGCTTGATcccattttttccttttgcttttctgTATGGTAGGTCTTGTTGTTACCACCCACTCATGGTCTAATATCTTGCAATTTTGAGATGCAGAATCAGATGGATGCTTTAGTTCCTCGACAAAGATTAACAGGACTCATCAAGACTGGTTGCAGTATTATAGTTTTAGTAGTTAGATTAAACTAGTACTGATTGTTGGTTCTTGTGAGATCTTGACAAGCAAATCAGTGATAGTGGTCATTATCTTTTCTCCTTCATGTAAGATCAAAACTTGCATGGTTGTGGATTTATTTTGAGAAACTTTGTCACTCCCGAAAAAGAAGTTTTGGGGCCAAGTATACATCAAACACAAGATTAACTTGGCATTTTGCAGGAGATTTAGATAGTCCCATGTTATCACTTACAATTTGGATGTCTGTATGCAACTCATTTTGGATGAAGGAGACATCAATGGCCTTTTTGCGTGTGAAGCCAACACCAAACCTCTTCTGCATGGTTGCATCCTACCCATTATGTTGCCATCCCTCTCTGCAAGTGGAAGAACAGCCAATGCCATTCACCTACTGGTCACTCTCTGCTCCTCCCTGATGACACACCAATGGATAAGTTGGAAGAGATAACAAGAGATATCTTTTTGAGTTGCAGACAAAGGAGAGAGAACAACAAACAGGAGGGCAAGATGAGGCAACAACATTGCACATATGAACAAACATGCCAGCTTCAAAAACATGTACTATATCTCAGTGCCAACAAAACATGGTTCAATTGACTGTTTGAGACACCACACATGATTCTTATTGCCCACCTCTTTGTTTTCTTCCATCCACACTTGCCAGAGAATAGAGACAAGTGCAGTCCAGTGTGGAGGCAGGACTCAGGGTGGTGGTGGTGCCTCATCTGTCTTGAATGATGCCTTACCACCACAACTTGCACATATTCCTCCCATTCATATTTACTTCGTTGAGATACGAATCTGCTACTGGAATTCTTATGACATGATATCTCTGTGATTCTACTTCCTGAATTAAGTCTTAAGAGGGAAACTCTTTGGAAAGGATTGATTGGAATGCACTCTATATGATCAACATAGGAGAATATTTTGCCATAAGTTGTGCCTTTCTAGCAATACATCGAGTAATATTGGACCACAAGTTAGTAATAATATTAGATGTGGGACTCATTAATTTTGTTGAGCCTATATTACTCACCTAAAATGCCTAATCCAAACTTAGTTATAGCAAATccatctagtttttataaatCAATTCAAATTTTCTCTCGCTTGATACTAGACTTCGATATTATTGGATCATTTTCTTAAATTTTCAAAGATGATGTAGTTTCTCACAAACCTGATCATAGAGAACCATCATATGCAAAAATTTTCATGGGTGATTTAGTTTGCTAAATAGAATGTCCTATTTTTCTTAAGGATGTGCCGGCAGACTCCTCGAAGAATGCTGAAACACAAGGGTCATAGTGCTTAAATAATTATCATTAGTCGAaatcatataaaaagaaaatgtaaagATCTCatctatgagtttttttttttcttatgatatATGTTGGTTTGGTAAGTCCCATAATCCCACATTAGGAAAATCAGATTTGTTGTCTCGTATTAgaattataaataagggtctgggttttaaagtcagatacaccacaagaggtaccacaagtggcaccacaaaaaaaaacctaaatgtttactttgggtttaagtccacacctaattaaatagtttgggcttatagtttgggtttttcttgtttagtattttcgggtattTTATggtctaggaacatcttcctaaaggATTTGTAATAGTCTGtcttttttatagtagtgatttgctcctcttcagCCCGGATAACAAAGATtgatgtcgagaaattcgacagaaatgtcaacttcggcatatgGCAACTCAAGATAGAGGCCATTCTGATTCAAGAcgaagttgatttggcactacagggagctgagaacattcctgaattctcacatcttgataagtttgattccttggttatggatttagagaatataaatgcaaaaattgatgacgaggataaggccctattacttttgtattctcttccccaatcttttaagcatttccgtgatactataatttatgaaaagaaaataatttcgtatcaagaaatccGTGATACTATAatttatgaaaagaaaataatttcgtatcaagaaattaaatctgcactaaaatctaaggagtagataaagaaattaaatctgcactaaaatctaaggagtagaTAGACAAAGATATTACTAGGAAAAGTAAAGAGAATGGTTGaaagtctggttgttagggggagaatagataaaagaaaatttgatagtagtagatctaaatctagatctaaatctagacatagaaatttggaatgcagatattgtcataaaatggggcacattaaggttgattgctttaaattaaaaaataaattaaagcaaaaggaaaaatttgttgagaaaactattgaatctacTGAAGTTAGCATAGCAATTGATGagaatgttaaaaatattttttctgctattgatgatagaatgaggtctaaaaatgaatggattttagattttgattgttcttattacatgtgtcctaatagagatttgttttccacacatgaatcttgtaattgtggaattattttgatggacaataatgcagcatgtgatgttgttggtagaggaacaatccgaattaaaatacaTAATGGTAATATGAGGacactcactaatgttagacatgttcctaatttaaaaaagaatctcatctttttaggcaccctagatgcccttgggtgtaaatacataactgaaggtggagttatgaaagtttctagaagtacccttgttgttatgaaagcttgtaggtatggtagcttatatattttgcagggaactactgtcacaggctcagttgcagtctcgtcatcatcattgtctaattctgatatcaccaaattatgacatatacgTTTGAGTCATATGAGGGAAAAAGATTTGAACATATTAAGCAAAAGAgacctactttgcggacagagtattggGCCATTCAATTTTTATGAACATTACATTTTTGAAAAGTAGAAAAGAGTCGGCTTCAATTCTCCGACGGTTCATAAAACAAAATGTACTATTAACTATATTTATTAAGACCTTTGGGGTCTTAATACCTTTGGGGTCCAACTTATGTTCATTCTAAGACCAAAACAAAATGTACTAAAGACTATATTTATTAAGACCTTTCGGTCCATATGTTCATTCTAAGACCAAGAACCAAGACTAGTTGACACCTTCTACTTTATGAGTTGTGTGATGGGAAAATCCATTGCACTATACACACCAAATGATCCATCTTCTGTTTACAATGTTTACAATTCTATCATTCTTTAAGCATGTATTGTTGAATTGTCATACAACATGATTTATATTTCTACCTTGTGGTTTAGAGTTCTTGGGGTGTCATGTCAGTGTCATGATGCAAgctaaatataattttcttttatgaaagcTCATGTGCCAAACAAATGGTGAATTCAACTGTGTTTTTTTGATCTATTTTGCCATGACAAAAGTCTCAGTTGCGTCATCAAATAGACCCAACTTATAATTTAATTCTCACATGAATTTAGAATGCTTGTTTTGATTCCACGGAAACCTTAACAGCATGCACAACACAGATAGATCCATGCAGACACAATGGCAGAACAAACGTGGATCAGTCCTCCTTTATCCCATCCGATTCCATACAAGCATTCGAAATTGCATGATTAATCAACAAAAATATTCCttacaaaataattattatatcgaTCCACAGAACATTATATCACATATTTCGAATAATAATAAATGCGTTCATTCAGTGGCGTTCTCATTATACACAGCAACAGTCTCCAACGTGCAACACTTGGTTACGTAAATGGTCGTCTTCCCGTCGGTCTTTAGCTTGGCGCTGACCACATGGATGTTTGGTGAACGTATGAACTCGACATGCTTTCTTCGTTCAGTTCAAAGAATGGAGCAGTGCAGGGTAACGGAATCTAACCCCGAATTCAACCGGTCACTATAGATCACATGGGAGATTCCATCGAGCTTTCCAGCGTCCATAAATAGCCATCCACCGCCTCCTCCTTCCTCCCACATGGTATGAAGTAGGAGACGAGCTTCTATCTGTCGGTAGCTTTCGATGGAGAACAAGGAGCAACAGCTCTCCATCTCCATTCCTGTCATCTCGGCTAGTCCTAGCGGAGATGTCGATCTAGATCCTTGTAGCCTTTCTCCCAAGGTGTCGATTCTCACTGGATGGACTAGCGGAGATGTCGATCTAGATCCTTGTAGCCTTTCTCCCAAGGTGTCGATTCTCACTGGATTCCATGCCGGGTACTTCCGCATTAGCCTGTCGCTGTGCGGCCAGGCTCTGCTGTGGAAGACCCTGAGCGAGCCGGGCACCGACGCCCGTGCGCTTCGGCACGTCGTCAGGATGCTCCCCTCCGCCGCCTTCGTCCTCCTCTGGTCCGTAGCGCTCGCCTCGCTCGTCCTGCTCTGCGCCCTCTACGCCTGCCGTTGCCTCTTCAAGTTCCGGCACGTGCAGGCCGAGTTCTTGCACCACGTGGGCGTGAACTACCTCTTCGCGCCTTGGATCTCGTGGCTGCTCCTCCTGCAGTCCGCTTTCTTCCTCCGACCCGGCAGCAGCGCGGCCTACGACGCGCTTTGGTGGGTGTTCTCGGTGCCCATTGTGGTGCTGGACCTCAAGATATACGGCCAGTGGTTCACCAAAGGGAAGCGGTTCCTCTCGGCGGTGGCCAACCCCACGAGCCAGATGACGGTGATCGCGAACCTGGTCGGGGCGAGGGCGGCCGCGAAGATGGGCCGGGAGGAGGTGGCGACGTGCATGTTCGCGGTCGGGATAGCGCACTACCTCGTGCTATTCGTAACGCTGTACCAGAGGTTTGAAGGGAGCAACAGCCTGCCGGCGATGCTCCGCCCGGTCTTCTTCCTATTCATCGCCGCGTCTAGCACGGCCAGCTTGGCTTGGAGTTCCATATCCGGCTCGTTCGATACTGCATCGAAGATGCTGTTCTATCTCTCGCTCTTCCTCCTCGCCTCCCTGGTAACGACACACATGAATCCTTTTCTTCCCTTCCCTTTCTTCTATCTCTCCGTTATCTTTCTTCAGATAATTAAGCATTCGAATGA harbors:
- the LOC103998950 gene encoding S-type anion channel SLAH4-like, which encodes MENKEQQLSISIPVISASPSGDVDLDPCSLSPKVSILTGWTSGDVDLDPCSLSPKVSILTGFHAGYFRISLSLCGQALLWKTLSEPGTDARALRHVVRMLPSAAFVLLWSVALASLVLLCALYACRCLFKFRHVQAEFLHHVGVNYLFAPWISWLLLLQSAFFLRPGSSAAYDALWWVFSVPIVVLDLKIYGQWFTKGKRFLSAVANPTSQMTVIANLVGARAAAKMGREEVATCMFAVGIAHYLVLFVTLYQRFEGSNSLPAMLRPVFFLFIAASSTASLAWSSISGSFDTASKMLFYLSLFLLASLVSRPALFRRSMRRFSITWWAYSFPLSMVALAATEYAQEVKGAVPNALMLLLAVLSVLVIVVLMGFTAVKTGDLLPRGDDDPFVPSNQIAPAA